The following are encoded in a window of Cucurbita pepo subsp. pepo cultivar mu-cu-16 chromosome LG12, ASM280686v2, whole genome shotgun sequence genomic DNA:
- the LOC111806548 gene encoding uncharacterized protein LOC111806548 has product MKKVHPVSNKQNPNGRNSLSRAQSFLGLNPKKLRRLPHVFSRVLELPFRSDADVSILENSNCFRFVAETNGISDEFRAHTVQIHPGVIKVVVRQIGALESTLEELEIDMWRFRLPDTTLPELATAAFANGKLVVTVPKREDAGEGTGGIRMGVLKVAV; this is encoded by the coding sequence ATGAAGAAGGTCCATCCAGTCTCGAATAAGCAGAATCCAAATGGTCGTAACTCGCTTTCTCGTGCTCAATCATTTCTAGGTTTAAACCCTAAGAAACTGCGGCGGTTGCCCCATGTTTTCAGTCGGGTTTTGGAGCTTCCATTTAGATCTGATGCCGATGTTTCGATTCTCGAAAACTCTAATTGCTTCCGATTCGTAGCGGAAACTAATGGAATTAGCGACGAATTTAGGGCGCATACGGTTCAAATCCATCCTGGCGTTATCAAGGTTGTAGTTAGACAAATTGGGGCTCTGGAATCGACGTTAGAGGAACTGGAGATCGACATGTGGAGATTTCGACTGCCGGATACAACTCTGCCAGAGCTTGCAACCGCCGCGTTCGCCAACGGGAAACTCGTGGTGACGGTTCCGAAGAGGGAGGACGCCGGCGAAGGTACGGGGGGAATAAGAATGGGGGTTTTAAAGGTGGCCGTTTAG